One region of Bacillus zhangzhouensis genomic DNA includes:
- a CDS encoding sensor histidine kinase, with protein MVKKRIDPFNEMIYSRIPTLLWGILVYVAAMIFQSLTASLSLSSLFFSGLIAIHLILHWWSFYWFQKKPWIYFFIQGIVILLCVLAMQAASPVILIGLLPVLIAQSIGVYYHTLKIILTGLSFYVLFFLALILANDTDDLTVYIPILFLILIVVIAYSILFFRQVKARIRTQTFLKELELAHQQVEELTLANERQRMARDLHDTLAQGLAGIIMQLEAIQAHLENQNTQRAQSIIKGSMSQARKTLGEARLVIDDLRKDRHDQYDLTETVKNEVNRFMTTTNIPIRTKISVPQNMSPFFIEHTVYIIKECLTNISKHAKASHVELVMVQQDDHIHLEISDNGVGFDEKKLESTFGHYGIIGMSERVRLLGGQIHLKSKKNEGTHVIVNIPLKKE; from the coding sequence ATGGTTAAGAAACGGATAGACCCATTTAATGAAATGATATATTCCCGAATTCCTACGTTATTATGGGGCATTCTTGTTTATGTTGCAGCGATGATTTTTCAGTCTTTAACAGCATCTTTATCGCTTTCAAGTTTGTTTTTTTCTGGCCTTATCGCGATTCATCTGATTTTGCATTGGTGGTCATTTTATTGGTTCCAGAAGAAGCCATGGATTTATTTCTTCATACAAGGAATCGTTATTCTACTTTGTGTTTTAGCCATGCAAGCTGCCTCTCCTGTTATTTTAATTGGTCTTTTACCGGTATTAATTGCTCAAAGCATCGGTGTATATTATCATACATTAAAGATTATTTTGACAGGACTTAGTTTTTATGTGCTTTTTTTTCTAGCTCTTATTTTGGCTAATGATACAGATGATCTAACAGTCTACATTCCGATTTTATTTCTTATCCTTATTGTGGTCATTGCATACTCAATCTTATTTTTTAGACAAGTTAAGGCTAGAATTCGAACTCAAACGTTTCTAAAGGAACTCGAACTGGCACATCAGCAGGTGGAGGAGTTAACCCTTGCTAATGAGCGTCAAAGAATGGCTAGAGATTTACATGATACCCTTGCACAAGGGCTTGCAGGCATTATTATGCAATTGGAAGCGATTCAAGCACATTTAGAGAATCAAAATACCCAGCGTGCTCAAAGCATTATCAAGGGATCAATGAGCCAAGCGAGAAAAACATTAGGCGAGGCACGATTGGTGATCGATGATCTTCGGAAGGATCGTCATGATCAATACGATTTAACCGAAACAGTGAAAAATGAAGTAAATCGATTTATGACAACAACGAACATTCCAATTCGTACAAAAATATCTGTACCTCAGAATATGTCGCCTTTTTTTATTGAACACACCGTTTACATTATAAAAGAATGCTTAACGAATATTTCAAAACATGCCAAAGCAAGCCATGTCGAGTTAGTGATGGTACAACAAGATGATCACATCCATTTGGAGATATCAGACAATGGAGTGGGGTTTGATGAGAAAAAACTAGAATCCACTTTTGGACATTATGGCATAATTGGTATGTCAGAACGTGTCCGTCTACTTGGTGGACAGATCCATTTAAAAAGTAAAAAAAATGAGGGTACACACGTAATAGTGAACATACCTTTGAAAAAGGAGTAA
- a CDS encoding YbeF family protein, translating into MGLVLFTLPLLYLAWGIIGYLIFKRIRVVLIITFVTSTIFIFAYTGLEISNMYWVAIVTFLCMCTSVMTKIIRDIYIRYKKA; encoded by the coding sequence ATGGGTCTTGTGTTATTCACACTTCCATTGTTATATTTGGCTTGGGGGATTATTGGCTACTTAATCTTTAAGAGGATTCGTGTAGTTCTAATTATCACATTTGTAACTTCAACCATCTTCATATTTGCATACACTGGGCTTGAGATATCAAATATGTACTGGGTGGCTATTGTGACTTTTTTATGTATGTGTACGTCTGTTATGACAAAGATTATTCGTGATATATACATTCGCTATAAAAAAGCATAA
- a CDS encoding response regulator transcription factor produces MSYRIVIVDDHYVVREGLKLILETDQRFEVVGEAEDGEKGIDIIKEISPDLVLLDLNMPMMSGLDMLREMQSLQIKVPVLILTTYNEEKLMIQGLQLGAKGYLLKDASKENLFNTIEAAIRGDILLQSNVASKVFESTAHQEPQTENHLLTEKEMLVLQAIARGFRSKEIAFDMGISERTVKAHLTNIYQKLHVTSRAEAIKTSIELGIIHF; encoded by the coding sequence GTGTCTTATCGAATTGTGATTGTTGATGATCATTATGTTGTTAGAGAAGGATTAAAATTAATTCTTGAAACAGACCAAAGATTTGAAGTTGTTGGAGAAGCAGAAGATGGGGAAAAGGGAATAGATATCATTAAAGAAATATCCCCAGATCTTGTATTACTTGACCTAAACATGCCTATGATGAGTGGGCTTGATATGCTTAGAGAAATGCAGTCTCTTCAAATAAAAGTACCCGTACTGATTCTGACTACTTATAATGAAGAAAAATTAATGATTCAAGGGTTACAGCTTGGTGCAAAAGGCTACCTTTTAAAGGATGCCAGCAAAGAAAATCTATTTAACACAATTGAAGCAGCCATCAGAGGAGACATTTTACTTCAATCAAATGTGGCCTCAAAGGTGTTTGAATCAACCGCCCACCAAGAACCTCAAACAGAAAACCATTTGCTCACCGAAAAAGAGATGCTCGTTTTGCAAGCAATAGCTAGAGGGTTCCGAAGTAAGGAAATTGCATTTGATATGGGAATTTCCGAGAGAACTGTAAAAGCACATTTAACAAACATTTATCAAAAACTACATGTGACATCAAGAGCTGAAGCAATTAAAACATCAATAGAATTGGGAATCATTCATTTTTAG
- a CDS encoding helix-turn-helix transcriptional regulator, giving the protein MKLFTKIVKTRLKEILDERGLSIRGFAFGNDLSFETVRRFYNNTAKQYQRETLGNICEALDIKIEDLLYITEDDSNHS; this is encoded by the coding sequence GTGAAACTGTTTACTAAAATTGTTAAAACAAGATTGAAAGAAATATTAGATGAACGTGGCTTATCAATTAGAGGTTTCGCCTTCGGAAATGACCTTAGCTTCGAAACTGTCAGAAGGTTTTACAATAACACTGCTAAACAATACCAACGTGAAACACTGGGAAACATTTGCGAAGCCTTGGATATAAAAATTGAAGATTTACTTTACATTACAGAAGATGATTCTAATCACTCTTAA
- a CDS encoding Gfo/Idh/MocA family oxidoreductase: MELKIGVIGIGAIGQDHIKRITNTLSKGRVAAVTDVNRQQAKAIVDAFSLDAHIYEDGHQLIQSDEVDAVIVTSWGPTHEEYVLAAIEANKPVFCEKPLATTAEGCIRIVETEMKKGKLFVQVGYMRRYDSGYRALKKVLDEGQVGEPLIIHAAHRNQTVPDTYTGDMSIVDTFIHEIDVHRWLLNDEYVSVQVIAPKKTKQAAEHLQDPLIVIMKTQQGTIINGEIFVHCQYGYDIQCQIVGEKGIASLPEPASVVLHSQATRSTNILTDWQHRFKKAYDEELQDWINSSLKGEVNGPTAWDGYVAAVTADACLKAKATGETTPIHLQERPAFYHQPLVAEKV, encoded by the coding sequence ATGGAATTAAAGATTGGTGTTATCGGTATAGGTGCCATTGGTCAAGATCATATTAAACGAATTACAAATACACTGTCTAAAGGAAGAGTGGCGGCTGTTACTGATGTGAACAGACAGCAGGCAAAAGCCATCGTAGATGCATTCAGCCTGGATGCACATATTTATGAGGATGGTCATCAACTCATTCAATCAGATGAGGTAGATGCCGTGATCGTCACATCATGGGGGCCGACACATGAAGAATATGTGTTAGCTGCTATTGAAGCTAATAAACCTGTTTTTTGTGAAAAACCACTTGCAACAACAGCAGAAGGCTGCATACGTATTGTCGAGACTGAAATGAAGAAAGGGAAATTATTCGTACAGGTTGGATATATGCGCCGGTACGATTCGGGATATCGCGCTTTAAAAAAAGTGCTGGATGAAGGACAAGTAGGTGAACCTTTAATTATTCATGCTGCACATAGAAACCAAACCGTCCCTGACACATATACAGGAGATATGTCAATTGTCGATACATTCATTCATGAAATTGATGTCCACCGCTGGTTATTAAATGATGAATACGTATCCGTACAAGTCATTGCACCAAAAAAAACGAAGCAAGCTGCTGAGCATTTACAAGATCCTTTAATTGTGATCATGAAAACGCAACAAGGAACCATCATCAATGGCGAAATATTCGTTCATTGTCAGTACGGCTATGACATTCAGTGTCAAATTGTCGGTGAAAAAGGGATTGCAAGTCTGCCTGAACCTGCCAGTGTCGTTTTGCATAGTCAGGCAACACGATCTACAAACATCTTAACAGACTGGCAGCATCGATTTAAAAAAGCTTATGATGAAGAATTGCAGGATTGGATCAATTCCTCATTAAAAGGAGAAGTAAATGGACCTACTGCCTGGGATGGATATGTAGCTGCCGTAACAGCTGATGCTTGTCTTAAAGCAAAAGCAACTGGTGAAACAACGCCAATCCACCTCCAAGAACGTCCAGCCTTTTATCATCAACCACTTGTCGCTGAAAAAGTATAA
- a CDS encoding MMPL family transporter, producing the protein MAKFLYNLGDFAFSKPKRMLIGGLLILVALVATTIGTGVSFNGDMSIPGTKSEKAMDLLEKKFPAGDDGGTIRLIFKAPKNETLVANKVKHKINETIKEIKQDKAVKQVTDLYQTFTISKDKKIGYADITYRVKADKVKESSKEKVLKSIKISRDAGIQTELGGSVTFSEIEVGGISEIIGIVFAFLILAFTFASLLVAGLPILTAVIGLVIGVMGILITSNFVEMSAFSLTLAVMIGLAVGIDYALFIISRYRQLLAEGYDLNEAAPRAVGTAGSAVLFAGVTVIVALCGLVLVDIPFLGIMGLVGAFMVLSVMLVSLTIVPAILGILGDKVSPSRKNKLFSKLQPKKEKKTLGWGRFIQKHPGKIIIGVILLTGLVSWPALHMELGLPDNGMKGKETTERKGYDLLAEGFGKGINGPLVVIIDASQADKTMKSKSIEKSSKLLEKMKGVKQITPAIPDQSGEYAMLTILPRSGPEEKETKQLVKDIRNESSVTDTKFLVTGSTAVNIDISDRLSKALPKFAGVIIGFAFVLMILVFRSFLVPLKAVLGFLMTLTATLGFAVFVLQDGHLAQLFGIPAAGPLLNFMPVLVTGILFGLAMDYEVFLVSRMREEFLQSDDAKKSVISGLQHSGRVVTAAGLIMIFVFASFIFAQDLIIKTMGLTLAFGVLFDAFVIRMTFIPACMMLLGRANWYLPKWLARLLPHIDIEGESIAQKEKKII; encoded by the coding sequence ATGGCAAAATTTTTATATAACTTAGGAGACTTTGCTTTTTCTAAGCCTAAACGAATGTTAATCGGTGGGTTACTTATTTTAGTAGCTTTAGTTGCAACAACAATAGGGACAGGCGTTTCATTTAATGGAGATATGTCGATTCCAGGAACAAAATCCGAAAAGGCGATGGATCTCTTGGAAAAGAAGTTCCCAGCAGGTGATGATGGGGGAACGATTCGTCTGATATTTAAAGCACCTAAAAATGAAACATTAGTAGCAAATAAAGTTAAACATAAAATAAATGAGACCATTAAAGAAATTAAACAGGATAAAGCAGTGAAGCAGGTGACTGATTTATACCAAACCTTTACGATAAGTAAAGATAAGAAGATAGGATATGCGGATATTACGTATCGAGTAAAAGCCGATAAGGTAAAGGAATCATCAAAGGAGAAAGTATTAAAAAGCATTAAGATTTCAAGAGATGCCGGCATCCAAACGGAATTAGGCGGCTCCGTCACATTCTCTGAAATTGAAGTAGGTGGAATTTCTGAAATCATAGGTATTGTCTTCGCCTTCTTGATTTTAGCCTTTACATTTGCTTCACTTTTGGTCGCAGGATTACCAATATTGACAGCTGTGATTGGATTAGTAATAGGTGTTATGGGCATATTAATCACCTCAAATTTTGTGGAAATGTCTGCATTTAGTCTCACTTTAGCGGTGATGATTGGTCTTGCAGTAGGAATTGATTATGCACTGTTTATCATTTCAAGATATCGACAGCTTTTAGCAGAGGGCTACGATTTGAATGAGGCTGCACCTAGAGCTGTGGGTACCGCAGGAAGTGCTGTATTATTTGCGGGCGTCACTGTCATTGTTGCATTATGTGGACTTGTTTTAGTTGACATACCATTTCTAGGCATAATGGGCCTTGTGGGCGCCTTTATGGTACTATCTGTTATGCTTGTTTCTTTAACGATTGTGCCAGCTATACTAGGAATTCTTGGAGATAAGGTGAGTCCTTCCAGGAAAAATAAGCTGTTTTCTAAATTACAGCCCAAAAAAGAGAAAAAAACATTGGGCTGGGGAAGATTCATTCAAAAGCATCCGGGTAAAATAATTATAGGTGTCATTTTATTGACAGGATTGGTTAGCTGGCCAGCACTTCATATGGAGCTTGGTCTTCCGGATAACGGTATGAAAGGCAAAGAAACAACTGAACGTAAAGGATATGATCTTTTAGCAGAAGGATTTGGCAAGGGGATTAATGGACCACTTGTTGTCATCATAGATGCCTCTCAAGCAGATAAAACGATGAAGTCCAAATCCATCGAGAAATCATCAAAATTGTTAGAAAAGATGAAGGGTGTCAAACAAATAACGCCGGCGATCCCTGATCAATCGGGTGAGTACGCAATGTTAACAATCTTACCTAGAAGTGGTCCGGAGGAAAAAGAAACGAAGCAATTAGTGAAAGACATTCGAAATGAATCGAGTGTGACTGATACAAAGTTTCTTGTTACTGGTTCTACTGCCGTTAATATAGATATTTCTGATAGACTCAGTAAAGCATTACCGAAATTCGCAGGAGTCATTATTGGATTTGCTTTTGTGTTAATGATTCTTGTATTTAGATCATTCCTTGTTCCATTAAAAGCTGTACTAGGTTTTTTAATGACATTGACTGCTACATTAGGTTTTGCTGTCTTTGTTTTACAGGATGGACACCTTGCGCAATTGTTTGGAATACCTGCAGCAGGACCGTTGTTAAACTTTATGCCTGTACTAGTGACAGGAATATTATTTGGTCTTGCAATGGATTATGAGGTATTTTTAGTTAGTAGAATGAGGGAAGAATTCCTTCAATCAGATGATGCGAAAAAATCTGTTATTTCTGGATTGCAGCATAGTGGCAGGGTTGTAACTGCAGCAGGTTTAATTATGATTTTCGTTTTCGCAAGTTTTATTTTTGCTCAAGACTTAATTATTAAAACAATGGGATTAACATTAGCATTTGGTGTTTTATTCGATGCATTTGTTATTAGAATGACCTTTATCCCTGCTTGTATGATGCTATTAGGGCGTGCAAATTGGTACTTACCTAAATGGCTGGCACGATTGCTTCCGCATATTGACATTGAAGGAGAGTCAATTGCCCAAAAAGAAAAAAAGATTATATAA
- the iolC gene encoding 5-dehydro-2-deoxygluconokinase has product MLDLTFKQDRQLDVIAMGRLCIDLNANELNRPMEETMTFTKYVGGSPANIAIGLARLGMKSGFIGKVANDQMGRFATSYLEKNNINTDGIVIDQTGAVTGLAFTEIKSPEECSILMYRDNVADLKIDVKEVSEQYIKKAKALLISGTALAKSPSREAVFAALDYARKHHVTVFFDLDYRPYTWQTEQETAIYYNLAAEKSDVIIGTREEFDMMEKLTADGQSNDESTAKKWFSHHAKIVVIKHGSDGSIAYTQDGQSYRGGIFKTKVLKTFGAGDSYASAFIYGLMNNMSIEEAMRFGSASASIVISKHSSSDAMPTVKEIKDFMNETKVIEQTQPIQS; this is encoded by the coding sequence ATGCTAGACTTAACGTTTAAACAAGATCGGCAGCTTGATGTTATTGCAATGGGAAGATTATGTATTGATTTAAATGCGAACGAACTGAACCGGCCGATGGAAGAGACGATGACATTCACAAAATACGTTGGGGGGTCTCCAGCCAACATTGCCATTGGTTTAGCAAGACTCGGTATGAAATCTGGATTCATTGGAAAAGTCGCGAACGATCAGATGGGACGTTTTGCAACGAGCTACTTGGAAAAGAACAACATCAATACAGACGGCATTGTCATAGATCAAACTGGTGCTGTCACGGGTCTTGCCTTTACTGAGATTAAGAGTCCCGAAGAATGCAGTATTTTAATGTACCGAGACAATGTAGCAGATTTAAAAATCGATGTAAAAGAAGTATCTGAACAATATATCAAAAAGGCGAAAGCCTTACTCATCTCAGGCACTGCGCTAGCGAAAAGCCCATCAAGAGAAGCAGTATTTGCGGCACTTGATTATGCACGCAAGCATCACGTAACTGTCTTCTTTGACCTGGATTATCGTCCATACACTTGGCAAACCGAGCAAGAAACAGCAATTTATTACAATTTAGCTGCTGAAAAATCAGACGTGATCATCGGCACAAGAGAAGAGTTTGACATGATGGAAAAACTCACAGCAGATGGACAGTCAAATGATGAATCAACCGCAAAAAAATGGTTTTCACACCATGCCAAAATCGTTGTTATTAAACATGGGAGTGATGGTTCCATCGCTTATACGCAGGATGGACAGTCATATCGAGGCGGCATTTTTAAAACAAAGGTTCTCAAAACATTCGGAGCGGGTGATTCATATGCTTCAGCCTTTATTTATGGACTAATGAACAACATGTCCATTGAAGAAGCTATGCGTTTTGGAAGCGCTTCTGCCTCCATCGTAATTTCTAAGCATAGTTCATCAGATGCCATGCCAACAGTTAAAGAAATCAAAGACTTTATGAACGAAACAAAAGTAATTGAACAAACACAACCAATTCAATCGTAG
- a CDS encoding septation ring formation regulator EzrA → MKKRNVIVTSLFSATVLFTGFGLEGNAQAKEVYPSMNNERAKQEIEEMKAEGMTSEQINELYEMSKKAYDSVSTEAKAEAIFEESQKDIDQYIKDGVIDDYLPKYNEEKDKIGVSAKNLGTKGDVLVSYDLNSGSSAIGFGHAAVVSRKSAKTVEAWHKNWSPIKQHGVRRYNNNWGSRKKVYGLWVKKSNNTKYVNAAKYAEKQADQKKPYNLNFFDKKTTKKFYCSQLAWRAWKNQGHDIDNIKFDTVVSPMELVNSNNTKVFYHKK, encoded by the coding sequence ATGAAAAAAAGAAACGTTATTGTCACATCCTTGTTTTCAGCAACTGTATTATTCACTGGGTTTGGATTGGAGGGAAATGCGCAAGCGAAAGAGGTATATCCTTCAATGAACAATGAAAGAGCCAAGCAAGAAATTGAAGAAATGAAAGCAGAGGGAATGACCTCTGAGCAGATTAATGAGCTTTACGAAATGAGTAAAAAGGCGTATGACTCTGTATCTACGGAAGCAAAAGCAGAAGCTATCTTCGAAGAGTCGCAGAAAGATATCGATCAATACATTAAAGATGGAGTGATCGACGATTATCTACCTAAGTACAATGAAGAGAAAGATAAGATAGGCGTAAGTGCCAAGAATTTAGGTACTAAAGGCGATGTGTTAGTGAGTTATGATTTGAATTCAGGTAGCTCCGCAATTGGCTTCGGACACGCCGCAGTTGTCTCAAGAAAGTCGGCTAAGACCGTTGAGGCTTGGCATAAAAATTGGAGTCCTATTAAGCAACATGGAGTCAGAAGATATAATAATAATTGGGGTTCTAGAAAGAAGGTTTATGGACTATGGGTGAAGAAGTCTAATAATACCAAATATGTAAATGCGGCAAAATATGCTGAAAAGCAAGCCGATCAAAAGAAGCCATACAATTTAAACTTCTTCGACAAGAAAACTACAAAGAAATTCTATTGTTCTCAATTGGCTTGGAGAGCATGGAAGAATCAGGGACACGACATTGACAATATAAAATTTGATACAGTCGTATCACCAATGGAATTAGTCAACTCTAACAACACGAAGGTCTTTTATCATAAGAAGTAA
- the iolB gene encoding 5-deoxy-glucuronate isomerase, with product MADLIVPKQKRDNEGKVLSITPQSAGWTYIGFEVYTLTKGENLRKKTGENEVCIVILSGKLHLQTKEKTWKEIGKRMNVFEKTPPFSIYIPNDDHYEIEAITDIEIAVCSAPGKGTYPARLILPEQVEVEHRGAGNIARQVHNILPEHEPADHLLVVEVFTPEGNWSSYPPHKHDQDNLPHESYLEETYYHKVNPEQGFVLQRVYTDDLSLDETMAVKDSSAVLVPKGYHPVSAPPGYEIYYLNVMAGPVRTWKFHNHAEHEWVMENKLSMKREAR from the coding sequence ATGGCTGATTTAATTGTACCGAAACAAAAAAGAGACAATGAGGGGAAGGTGCTGAGCATCACACCTCAATCAGCAGGTTGGACCTATATTGGATTTGAGGTATACACATTGACAAAAGGTGAAAACCTTCGTAAAAAAACAGGTGAAAATGAAGTATGCATTGTTATTCTCTCAGGTAAACTTCATCTCCAAACGAAAGAAAAGACATGGAAAGAAATTGGCAAACGAATGAATGTTTTCGAGAAAACACCTCCTTTCTCCATTTATATACCAAACGATGATCATTACGAAATTGAAGCCATAACAGATATTGAGATCGCCGTTTGTAGTGCACCTGGAAAAGGCACATATCCAGCTCGTCTCATTCTTCCTGAACAAGTAGAAGTTGAACATAGAGGCGCAGGTAATATTGCAAGACAGGTTCACAACATTTTACCCGAACATGAACCAGCTGATCACCTGCTTGTTGTGGAAGTATTTACACCAGAAGGAAACTGGTCGAGCTATCCGCCGCATAAGCATGATCAAGATAATTTACCGCACGAATCTTATTTAGAAGAAACATATTATCACAAAGTAAACCCAGAACAAGGTTTTGTTTTACAAAGAGTATATACAGATGATCTTTCACTAGATGAGACAATGGCTGTAAAGGATAGTTCTGCCGTTCTTGTACCAAAAGGGTATCACCCTGTGTCAGCACCTCCAGGCTATGAAATCTATTATTTGAATGTCATGGCAGGTCCAGTGAGAACTTGGAAGTTTCATAACCATGCTGAACATGAATGGGTCATGGAAAACAAATTGAGTATGAAAAGGGAGGCTCGCTGA
- a CDS encoding CoA-acylating methylmalonate-semialdehyde dehydrogenase: MAKTTVKTLKNYIGGEWVNAETSHTEPVYNPATGKIIAEVPLSTKEDVEQAVQAAKEAFSSWSKTPVPRRARILFKYQQLLVEKWEELAELVTLENGKSLNEARGEVQRGIECVEFAAGAPTLMMGKQLPDIATGLESGMYRYPIGVIGGITPFNFPMMVPCWMFPLAIACGNTFVLKPSERTPILAARLAELFEEAGLPKGVLNIVNGAHDVVNGLLEHQKVKAISFVGSQPVAEYVYKKGTEHGKRVQALAGAKNHSIVLKDADIDAAVKQITGAAFGSAGERCMAAAVVAVEEDIADELIQKLIAESNQIVIGNGMNENVFLGPVIRESHKERTLQYIQSGIEEGANLIRDGRKDRETGGEGYFIGPTIFDHVTKEMKIWRDEIFAPVLSIVRVSSLADAIELANESKFANGACLYTDSASSVREFRENIDAGMLGINVGVPAPMAFFPFSGWKASFYGDLHANGTDGVEFYTRKKMVTARYM; encoded by the coding sequence ATGGCTAAAACAACTGTCAAAACATTAAAAAATTATATTGGAGGAGAATGGGTAAATGCTGAAACAAGTCATACCGAACCCGTTTATAATCCAGCAACAGGGAAAATCATTGCAGAAGTTCCCCTATCGACAAAAGAAGATGTAGAACAAGCGGTTCAAGCAGCAAAAGAAGCGTTCTCCAGCTGGTCTAAAACCCCTGTACCCAGACGTGCGCGCATTCTCTTTAAATATCAGCAATTATTAGTCGAAAAATGGGAAGAATTAGCCGAACTGGTTACACTCGAAAATGGAAAAAGCTTAAATGAAGCACGCGGAGAAGTACAGCGAGGCATTGAATGCGTTGAATTCGCAGCTGGCGCCCCAACTTTAATGATGGGAAAACAATTGCCTGATATTGCAACCGGACTAGAGTCTGGTATGTACCGTTATCCGATTGGTGTCATTGGCGGCATCACACCATTTAACTTTCCAATGATGGTTCCTTGCTGGATGTTCCCGCTTGCCATTGCCTGCGGAAATACTTTCGTCTTAAAACCTTCAGAACGTACACCTATTCTTGCAGCACGGTTAGCAGAGCTGTTTGAAGAAGCGGGCCTTCCAAAAGGTGTTCTTAACATAGTCAATGGGGCTCACGATGTCGTTAACGGCCTGCTTGAACATCAAAAGGTCAAAGCTATTTCATTTGTTGGCTCTCAGCCAGTCGCAGAATACGTCTATAAAAAAGGAACTGAGCATGGCAAACGTGTCCAAGCACTTGCAGGAGCTAAAAATCACTCCATTGTCCTAAAAGACGCAGATATTGATGCGGCTGTTAAACAAATTACGGGTGCTGCCTTTGGCTCTGCTGGAGAAAGATGTATGGCTGCAGCTGTTGTCGCAGTAGAAGAAGATATCGCTGATGAGCTCATTCAAAAATTAATCGCTGAATCCAATCAAATAGTCATTGGAAATGGCATGAATGAAAATGTTTTCCTCGGCCCAGTCATTCGGGAAAGTCACAAAGAACGGACGCTTCAATATATTCAATCAGGTATTGAAGAAGGTGCGAATCTCATTCGTGATGGCCGCAAAGATCGTGAAACAGGAGGAGAAGGATACTTTATCGGCCCGACTATTTTTGATCATGTAACAAAAGAAATGAAAATTTGGCGGGACGAAATTTTCGCTCCAGTTTTATCAATTGTTCGCGTTTCATCGCTTGCTGATGCTATTGAACTTGCCAATGAGTCTAAATTTGCAAACGGTGCCTGCCTTTACACTGACAGTGCATCAAGTGTGAGAGAATTCCGAGAAAATATTGATGCAGGCATGTTAGGTATTAATGTCGGCGTTCCAGCACCAATGGCATTTTTCCCATTCTCAGGTTGGAAAGCTTCATTTTATGGCGACCTGCATGCAAATGGCACAGACGGTGTTGAATTTTATACTAGAAAGAAAATGGTCACCGCTCGTTATATGTAA